The genome window CCCGGACGGTCCTGCGGCTGTGCATCACCCAGTGCGGCGGCCGGCGCGTCCTGCGGCGTGTCGGCGGCAGGGGCGTCGACGCGGAACGTGAACGTCGAGCCACGGCCCGGCTCGCTCGCCGCCGTCAGCGTACCCCCCATCAGAACGGCCAAGCGCTGCGAGATCGTCAGGCCGAGCCCGGTGCCGCCGTACTCCCGCGTTGTCGAGGCATCGGCCTGGGTAAAGCTCTCGAAGACGACGCCGAGCTCTTCCTCGGTCATCCCGATTCCGGTGTCGGCGACCTGGAACTGCACATGGTCGCCGTCGCGCCCGACGCGCAGCGTGACGCTCCCCTCGTGGGTGAACTTGACGGCGTTCGAGAGCAGGTTGAGGAGCACCTGGCGCACCTTTGCCGGATCGCCCAGCGCCGCCGGCGGCAGGCCGGGTGCCACGTCGAGGCGAAGCTCCAGACCGCGCTCTTTCGCCTGGACACGCACCACGCCGAGCGCCTGCCGGGCCAGGTTCGCCGGCTGGAACGGGACCGACTCGACCGTGATTCCGCCGGCCTCGATCTTCGACAGGTCGAGCACATCGTTAATGATGCTGAGTAGGGCCCCGCCGCTCGTCTGAATGATGTCCACCGACTCCTGCTGCTCGTCCGTGAGGGACGTGTCGGCGAGGAGGTCGGCCATGCCGATAATGCCGTTCATCGGCGTTCGGATCTCGTGACTCATCGTTGCCAGGAACTCCGACTTGAGGCGGGCGGCGGCCTCGGCCTGCTCTCGGGCAGCGGCGTAGTCGCGGTTGAGTCGCTTCAGGACGCGCTCGGTATGCAGGCGGATTGCTGTCGTGGCGGTGACGGCGAGCGCGACGACCGCCATCACGGTTACGACGATGACGCCGTCTTCCGCAGCAAGCGACCCGGAGAGCGATGCCCAGCCGATCACGGCGCACACAAGCGCAGCGTACGGGACCACACCCCACCAGCTTTGTGAAAGCATCCCTACGATGATGGCCCCGACGGTTGGCACGAGCATCGCCCAGAGCAGTTCGCCAGGAATCCCTACGCCGAGCGAGAAGGTGAGGTCGAGGTTCGTGGTGACGTAGGTCAGCGCAATGATTGCCTGCCCAGACCGCCTCCGGAGCGCGGGGATGAAGGCCACGGCGATGCCCACCAGCACGATGAAGGCGTAGAGGGCGAAGAAGACCGCGAGGTCGACGTAGGCCATCTGGCTGCCGAGCGCCAGGTTCACGCCTATCCCCGCAACGCCTGCGGCGACGATGAAGGCGATGTGGAAGCGGGAGTAATCGACCAGGGACATGACCCCCCGGTTATCGTTTCCAATCGCCCTCCCTTAAGGACGCTGCTCCCTCCCGTCCTGCCTGGGCGCAGCCCACTCTGGCCCCGACAGGGTGAGGGTGATCCAGCGGCTGCGCTCAGGTAGGCGCGAGGCGGCACAGCCGGCACGCGCTACCGTCAGTATGTCTCCCGGATGAGGTCGAGGTCTTCGCGCAGCATCTGGTCGTCGGGGGCGTAGCGCAGCCCTTCTTCGACTAGGGCTGCGGCGGCCTCGTAATCGTCGGCGCGGATTTCAGCCATCGCCTCTTCATGGTATATCCAGGCCATCGCCGACCGCAGCTCGGACCGGTCCGGGACGACCTCCAGCGCGTGCCGGACGAGCGCTTTCGCCGCTTCGGGATCGGACTTGTTCAGCGCGTCCGGGCCCGAGGCGACGCGGTGCAAGACGAGCCTCGCGTAGGCTTCCCCGATGATCGGGTAGGCCTCGACGTGCTCCGTCAGCGCCTCGACGATTTCGATGCCTGCCTCCGCGTCTCCCTGGTCGCCGAGGTGCGCCGCGTAGCGGCAGGAGGCGAACACGTAGTTCTCGTGGAACAGGGGCTCGTCCGGCACCAGGGCGTATGCCCTGCCGCCCTTCTCCCATACCGCTTCGTAGTCCCCGCGCCGCATCATCGACGTGGACCAGTCGTGGTGCACGCCCGCTTCGAGACGCGCCAGTCCGTCTACGTCCTCCAGCTCCTGCGGCATGTGCGTCCGGGCGAGGCGCACGGTCTCGACGGCCGCCTCGAACCGCTGCTTCACCACGAGTTGGATCGCCATGCCTCGCACGACGGGCAGTGCGGCTTCGGCGAACAGCGTGTCCCCGCCACGCGCCGCCAGCGCCCGGTGCAGGGTGGGAATGACCTCTTCGGGGTCCTCGCTGCGATCGTACGCCAGTATCGCGAGCGCTCCTGCGTACGCCCGGCGGTACTCCTCCCGGTCGGGCTCGATGCGCAGCGCCTTCTCGTAGGCCCCGACCGCCGCCTCGTACTGCTCCGCTGCTATGCTGAGTGCGGCCTCGTTGTTGTAGACGATGCCGACGAGGTCCTCCGGCTGAATCGTCCACTCGTCCCCCATGAAGGTCCGGTAGACCGCGTCTTCGCCTTCGAGCGCCAGCTCCTCCGGGGTGATCATCTTGTAGGCGAGCAGGTGGTCGATCACGTCCTCCCGTTCGTCGTCGAAATCGAAGCCCTTCTTGGGGTCGGTGATTTCGATGCGGAGCGCCTCGCCTGCCGGGTCGGCGACGGCGTAGACGTGGACCGGGGTGGCGTGGAGCGCGACCGGCACCCCGTGGCGCTGCGCGGCGAGGTAGAACAGCGCGGTCCCGGTGACGCAGTTGAAGCGCCCTCCGTCGGCGAGGTCGGCGAGTTGAGCGTCCTCGTCGTACCGCTTCAGCACGTCCCGGTGCAGGCGCTTGAAGATGGTCTTGGCTTTCTTCCCGGCGGCGTGCCGGTCCCGGACGTGCTGGTCGATGCCGGCGAGCACGTCCTCCACTACGGCTTCGTGAGCGGCGAGGACCTCGGGGCTGGAGACGCCTTCGGCCAGGAGCATCGCGCGCACGAGCGAGACGGGCAGGGTGCGCTGCTCCTGCCACTGCTCCAGCATGTGCTCTTCCTCGGCCGAAGCGTAGAGGTCGGGCTGGGCAGCCGCCGCCGTTCCTGCGAGTGCCAGCAGGATGAGTAGGTGCGCAGCGGAACGTCGCATATGCCGGGGGTAGCTTAGGTTCAGGCGGGCAATATAGAGCCGTCCCTCCGGCGTGTCCGCCGTCTTCGCAGCCCGGAGCGACGACCCGAAGCTACGGCCTGGCGTGGTACGCTCTCCCAACCTCACCGCTTTTCTCACCCAACCCCTACCGCTATGAACATCGGCATTCTCGGCTCCGGCGAGGTGGGCCGCACCCTCGGCGCGGGCTTCGCCGCACGCGGCCACGACGTCCACCTGGGCACCCGCTCTCCCGACCGCAACGAGCTTCGGCAGTGGGCGTCGGACACCGGCGCGAGCGTCGCGGCGTTCGACGGCGCGGCGGCCTTCGGGCACGTCCTCGTGCTGGCTACCGCGTGGGACGGGACGGAGAACGCGGTCCGCCTCGCCGGCCCCGACCACTTCGCCGGCAAGACGGTCCTCGACGCCACCAACCCGCTCGATTTCTCCGAGGGCTCGCTCCGCCTCGCGGTCTCGGGCGAAGACTCCTCCGGCGAGCGCGTGCAGGCGTGGCTTCCCGAGGCGCACGTCGTCAAGTGCTTCAACACGGTCGGGGCCGGCCTGATGGTGGACCCCGACCTCCCCGGCGGCCCGCCGACGATGTTCATCGCCGGCAACGACGAGCACGCGAAGAAGACGGCCGCTGAGGTGCTCAGTGCCTTCGGCTGGGAGGGCGTCGACCTCGGCGGGATCGAGATGTCGCGCCACCTCGACGCCCTCGCCATCATCTGGATCACGCACGCGATGCGGACGCAGTCTCGGGACCACGCCTTCAAGCTGCTCGCCGGCTGAGGCGTCTCGGGAGCGCGGGGCATTGCGGCACCCGCTGTATCTTCGCCGGTCCGCCCATCTCGCCGCCCCGCAAGGCCATGGAAAGTATCGGCGCGCTCGCCGCCAACCTCCTCTCGCCGATCATCCTGGCCTTCGTCCTGGGCGTCTTCGCCTCGCTGGTGCGGAGCGACCTCCGGCTGCCGGAGGGGCTCTACAGCTCGCTCTCGATCTACCTCCTGCTCGCGATTGGACTCAAGGGCGGCGTCGAGCTGAGCAAGACCCCACTCAGCGAGTTCGTCGGCCCGGCTCTGCTCACGCTCGGCCTCGGCATCCTCACGCCGATCACCGCCTACAACGTCCTCCGCAAGCTCGGCCGGTTCGACCGCGAGAACGCCGCGGCGATCGCCGCCCACTACGGCTCGGTCTCAGCGGTGACCTTCATCGTCGCGATCACCTTCGGCTCGATGACGGGGCAGGTGCCCGAGGGGTTCATGCCGACGCTCGTGGCGATCCTCGAAGTGCCGGCGATCGTCGTGGCGCTGATGATCGCCTTCACGCGGGCCAAGCGCGCGGGGTCGTGGAAGGAGGCGCTGCACGAGGTGCTCGCCGGGCGCAGCGTGGTCCTGCTCGTCGGGGGCGTGCTGATCGGGTGGGCCGTCGGGCCGGCTGGGTTCGAGCCGGTGGCGCCGTTCTTCGCGGCGGGCTTCCAGGGGGCGCTCACGCTCTTCCTGCTGGAGATGGGGATCGTCGCGGCGCGGCGGCTGAAAGACCTCCGCGAGGTCGGCGTCTTCCTGGTCGGCTTCGGCATCCTCGTCCCGATCCTCCACGGGCTGCTCGCGGTGTGGCTCGGCAGCCTCGTCGGGCTCTCGGTGGGCGGCAGCGCGGTGCTCGGCGCGATGGTCTCGAGCGCGTCCTACATCGCGGCCCCCGCCGCCGTCCGCATCGCCCTGCCGGAGGCCAACCCGACGTTCTACCTCACCGCCTCGCTGGGCATCACGTTCCCGTTCAACGTCACGCTCGGCATCCCGCTCTATTTTACGTTTGCCCAGTGGTTCTGCTGCTGACCCTCAACGGTTTCCCGCCATGCACACCGTCACGCTGAAGCTCGTCACGATCGTCACCGAGCGCATCTTGAAGGACCACCTGCTGCGCGCGCTGGAGGAGCTGGGCGCGAAGGGCTACACGCTGACGAAGGCGCAGGGCGAGGGCTCGCGGGGCGTCCGCGTCAGCGAGTGGGAGGGCTCGGACACGAAGATCGAGACGCTCGTGAGCGAGGACGTGGCGAAGGCCCTCGTGGCGCACGTCGCCGAGAAGTACTTCGAGCACTACGCCGTGATCGTCTACGTCCAGGACGCCGAGGTCGTGCGGGGCGACAAGTATATCTAATACCAGTTCTTCAGGATAGTGTCTCACCTATACGAGGTCGTCCCCGCGCAGGCGGGGACCCATGCACCCCCCTGTGTGAAGCGCCGCCGCCTGATGGATGCCCGCCTGCGCGGGCATGACATGAGAGTGAGGCAACA of Bacteroidota bacterium contains these proteins:
- a CDS encoding sodium-dependent bicarbonate transport family permease; amino-acid sequence: MESIGALAANLLSPIILAFVLGVFASLVRSDLRLPEGLYSSLSIYLLLAIGLKGGVELSKTPLSEFVGPALLTLGLGILTPITAYNVLRKLGRFDRENAAAIAAHYGSVSAVTFIVAITFGSMTGQVPEGFMPTLVAILEVPAIVVALMIAFTRAKRAGSWKEALHEVLAGRSVVLLVGGVLIGWAVGPAGFEPVAPFFAAGFQGALTLFLLEMGIVAARRLKDLREVGVFLVGFGILVPILHGLLAVWLGSLVGLSVGGSAVLGAMVSSASYIAAPAAVRIALPEANPTFYLTASLGITFPFNVTLGIPLYFTFAQWFCC
- a CDS encoding ATP-binding protein, encoding MSLVDYSRFHIAFIVAAGVAGIGVNLALGSQMAYVDLAVFFALYAFIVLVGIAVAFIPALRRRSGQAIIALTYVTTNLDLTFSLGVGIPGELLWAMLVPTVGAIIVGMLSQSWWGVVPYAALVCAVIGWASLSGSLAAEDGVIVVTVMAVVALAVTATTAIRLHTERVLKRLNRDYAAAREQAEAAARLKSEFLATMSHEIRTPMNGIIGMADLLADTSLTDEQQESVDIIQTSGGALLSIINDVLDLSKIEAGGITVESVPFQPANLARQALGVVRVQAKERGLELRLDVAPGLPPAALGDPAKVRQVLLNLLSNAVKFTHEGSVTLRVGRDGDHVQFQVADTGIGMTEEELGVVFESFTQADASTTREYGGTGLGLTISQRLAVLMGGTLTAASEPGRGSTFTFRVDAPAADTPQDAPAAALGDAQPQDRPGDALRVLVAEDNAVNQTVIRRLLDRLGIQPDVVGDGAQALSALLDAAESQAPYDLVLMDIQMPVLDGLAATRRIRTDLAPDVQPTILALTANAMEGDREDCLEAGADGYLTKPVRREELAEQIAQVRPLGASAQALAG
- a CDS encoding transcriptional regulator codes for the protein MHTVTLKLVTIVTERILKDHLLRALEELGAKGYTLTKAQGEGSRGVRVSEWEGSDTKIETLVSEDVAKALVAHVAEKYFEHYAVIVYVQDAEVVRGDKYI
- a CDS encoding NAD(P)-binding domain-containing protein; protein product: MNIGILGSGEVGRTLGAGFAARGHDVHLGTRSPDRNELRQWASDTGASVAAFDGAAAFGHVLVLATAWDGTENAVRLAGPDHFAGKTVLDATNPLDFSEGSLRLAVSGEDSSGERVQAWLPEAHVVKCFNTVGAGLMVDPDLPGGPPTMFIAGNDEHAKKTAAEVLSAFGWEGVDLGGIEMSRHLDALAIIWITHAMRTQSRDHAFKLLAG